A genomic segment from Toxotes jaculatrix isolate fToxJac2 chromosome 6, fToxJac2.pri, whole genome shotgun sequence encodes:
- the abl2 gene encoding tyrosine-protein kinase ABL2 isoform X3 — translation MLLRCLQASSSFEEEWAALSGHHRHTGFRQEAEPGQTEALHRPFGLDSAALTEAVRWSSKENLLGAAESDPNLFVALYDFVASGDNTLSITKGEKLRVLGYNQNGEWSEVRSKNGQGWVPSNYITPVNSLEKHSWYHGPVSRSAAEYLLSSLINGSFLVRESESSPGQLSISLRYEGRVYHYRINTASDGKVYVTSESRFATLAELVHHHSTVADGLVTTLHYPAPKCNKPTVYGVSPIHDKWEMERTDITMKHKLGGGQYGEVYVGVWKKYNLTVAVKTLKEDTMEVEEFLKEAAVMKEVKHPNLVQLLGVCTLEPPFYIVTEYMPHGNLLDYLRECDKEEVNAVVLLYMATQISSAMEYLEKKNFIHRDLAARNCLVGENHVVKVADFGLSRLMTGDTYTAHAGAKFPIKWTAPESLAYNTFSIKSDVWAFGVLLWEIATYGMSPYPGIDLSQVYDLLEKGYRMEQPEGCPPKVYELMRACWQWSPLDRPSFAEIHQAFETMFHDSSISEEVAEELCKTASSGHCGPLHSFSHDMPLLPSKARTPHKHTENKENIEGGLDGRTDHGTHSHSGWASLLGGDGRSGSSPALPRKQQPRDKSPSSLLEDAQDMGTFTRDRKAGFFSSFIKKKSSSSSSSSPSSQLQQNLPTPPKRSSSFREMETQPHKKYEPTADFSAPPPLPQSDSLGGFSASPSHSHGEPTQAQSRCCGAAFGQKPSGGGLASQVTSGSSWGGFAGFFTPRLIKKTLGLRTGKTTSSEEGGSIVGGPKPFPRSNSTSSMSAGLPDLERMALTLPRNRSAKPPLERTASTTSQPENGAARPSETLLRRMDEGTAQIRERPKAKLLPRGTAVGVRAPGVGGEVGESDSLSRVREGREESGGGLDRQQSWSSPSKSSGSSASSAAAGAPTHNHKVPVLISPTLKHSPADVHLVGLDSQGNRFKLLSEHQADRDRPRLVKPKCAPPPPPTLRSLQHSYSGDGEEQVGGAPVEVNGDTLKGHRSGRTSGGATTGRPSVPPPQVPPASSSSFSSASSSSSATTNTTPTKMANGATTTASSSHTAPSAGSKVALRRTRQQAERVPLERVSREALLECAECLSSALHASAESPSSSQVLDAGHQLLDYCSGYVDCIPQMRNKFAFREAVGKLELSLQELRASSSGGGLSNVGPNTVLDNLHSCIKEISDVVQR, via the exons ATGCTTTTGAGGTGCCTTCAGGCAAGCAGCAGTTTTGAAGAAGAGTGGGCTGCTCTGAGCGGCCATCATCGCCACACAGGTTTCAGGCAAGAGGCTGAGCCtggacagacag AAGCTCTGCACCGGCCGTTCGGCCTGGACTCTGCGGCGCTGACGGAGGCGGTGCGCTGGAGCTCCAAGGAGAACCTGCTGGGTGCGGCCGAGAGCGACCCTAACCTCTTCGTTGCACTTTATGACTTTGTCGCCAGCGGAGACAACACGCTCAGCATCACTAAAG GTGAGAAGCTGCGTGTGCTGGGCTACAACCAGAATGGAGAGTGGAGTGAAGTGCGCTCTAAGAACGGCCAGGGTTGGGTGCCCTCCAACTACATCACACCAGTCAACAGTCTGGAGAAGCATAGCTGGTACCACGGGCCCGTGTCTCGCAGCGCTGCAGAGTACCTGCTCTCATCCCTCATCAATGGGAGTTTTCTGGTCCGGGAAAGCGAGAGCAGCCCCGGACAGCTGTCCATATCCCTGCGTTATGAAGGGAGAGTGTACCACTACCGGATCAACACAGCCTCTGATGGAAAG GTGTATGTGACGTCCGAGAGCCGTTTTGCCACCCTGGCCGAGCTGGTCCACCACCACTCCACTGTAGCCGATGGCCTGGTCACCACATTGCACTACCCAGCACCCAAATGCAACAAGCCCACAGTGTACGGTGTGTCACCCATCCATGACAAGTGGGAGATGGAGCGCACAGACATCACCATGAAGCACAAGCTGGGAGGAGGCCAGTATGGGGAGGTGTATGTAGGAGTGTGGAAAAAGTACAACCTCACGGTGGCTGTCAAAACGCTCAAG GAGGACACCATGGAAGTTGAAGAATTTCTCAAAGAGGCAGCAGTTATGAAGGAGGTCAAACATCCAAACCTCGTTCAGCTTCTAG GTGTGTGCACATTGGAGCCTCCGTTTTATATTGTAACTGAGTACATGCCACACGGCAACCTACTGGACTACTTGAGAGAGTGTGACAAAGAGGAGGTGAATGCCGTGGTGCTGCTCTACATGGCCACACAGATCTCTTCTGCCATGGAATACCTGGAAAAGAAGAACTTCATACACAG GGATCTTGCGGCGAGGAACTGCCTGGTCGGGGAGAATCATGTTGTGAAGGTTGCAGACTTTGGCTTGAGCAGGTTAATGACTGGCGACACCTACACTGCTCACGCTGGGGCCAAATTTCCCATCAAATGGACCGCACCTGAGAGCCTTGCGTACAACACCTTCTCCATCAAGTCTGATGTCTGGG CATTTGGGGTGCTGCTGTGGGAAATTGCCACATATGGCATGTCTCCATATCCTGGCATCGATCTGTCTCAGGTCTATGACCTCCTGGAGAAAGGATACCGTATGGAACAACCTGAGGGATGTCCACCCAAAGTCTATGAACTCATGAGAGCAT GCTGGCAGTGGAGCCCATTGGACAGGCCTTCATTTGCAGAGATCCACCAAGCCTTCGAAACAATGTTCCATGACTCCAGCATCTCTGAAG AAGTAGCAGAGGAGCTCTGTAAGACAGCCTCCTCTGGTCACTGTGGACCATTGCACTCTTTCAGTCATGACATGCCCCTGCTGCCTTCCAAAGCTCGCACACCCCACaagcacacagaaaacaaggaaaacatcGAGGGTGGACTGGACGGACGCACTGACCACGGCACGCACAGCCACTCAG GCTGGGCTTCTTTGCTGGGAGGCGATGGACGATCAGGCAGCTCCCCAGCTCTGCCCAGAAAACAGCAGCCACGAGATAAATCTCCCAGCAGCCTTTTAGAGGATGCACAGGACATGGGCACATTTACACGAGACCGCAAGGCTGGTTTCTTTAGCTCCTTCATAAAGAAgaaatcctcctcctcttcttcatcctcaccatcctCGCAGCTCCAACAGAACCTCCCGACGCCACCCAAGAGGAGCAGTTCTTTTCGAGAGATGGAGACACAGCCTCACAAGAAATATGAACCCACTGCTGATTTCAGCGCTCCTCCTCCTTTGCCCCAGTCGGACAGTTTAGGGGgcttctctgcctctccttccCACTCCCATGGGGAGCCCACCCAGGCTCAGTCACGCTGCTGTGGGGCTGCTTTTGGACAGAAACCCTCTGGTGGAGGTCTTGCTTCACAGGTGACGAGCGGCAGCAGTTGGGGTGGGTTTGCTGGCTTTTTTACCCCCAGACTAATCAAAAAGACCCTTGGCCTACGGACAGGAAAGACAACCTCTTCTGAGGAGGGTGGAAGTATAGTTGGAGGGCCTAAACCCTTTCCTAGGTCCAATTCTACCTCCTCTATGTCGGCTGGGCTGCCAGACCTGGAGCGCATGGCTCTAACTTTACCCAGGAACCGCAGTGCTAAACCCCCTCTGGAGAGGACTGCCTCCACAACCTCTCAGCCGGAGAATGGGGCTGCACGGCCCTCAGAAACTCTGCTGAGGAGGATGGATGAGGGGACCGCACAGATCAGGGAAAGGCCCAAAGCTAAGCTACTACCCCGGGGGACTGCTGTAGGGGTGAGGGCACCAGGAGTTGGGGGGGAAGTGGGGGAATCGGACAGTCTCTCCCGGGTCAGGGAGGGTAGAGAGGAGAGTGGGGGAGGACTGGACAGGCAGCAGAGTTGGTCATCTCCCTCTAAGTCTTCTGGTTCGAGTGCatcctcagctgcagcaggtgcaCCGACTCACAACCACAAAGTTCCAGTCCTGATCTCCCCCACGCTGAAGCACAGCCCAGCTGACGTGCACCTGGTCGGGCTAGACTCTCAGGGGAACCGCTTCAAACTGCTGTCTGAGCACCAAGCAGACCGGGACAGGCCGCGGCTTGTAAAACCCAAGTGtgctcctcccccacctcccactCTACGCAGCCTGCAACACTCCTACAGCGGTGACGGAGAGGAGCAGGTAGGAGGTGCACCTGTGGAAGTGAATGGAGACACATTAAAAGGTCACAGGTCAGGGCGAACGTCAGGAGGAGCGACGACGGGCAGACCGTCAGTGCCACCACCACAAGTGCCTCCtgcatcttcctcctccttttcctctgcttcttcttcttcttctgccacCACCAACACGACGCCCACCAAAATGGCCAACGGAGCCACCACCACTGCCTcgtcctcacacacagcaccaTCTGCCGGTTCCAAGGTGGCATTACGGCGAACCAGGCAGCAGGCGGAGAGGGTACCCCTGGAGCGGGTCAGCCGTGAAGCTCTGCTGGAGTGCGCTGAGTGCCTGAGCAGCGCCCTCCACGCCAGCGCCGAAAGCCCCTCCAGCAGCCAGGTGCTGGACGCTGGCCACCAGCTGCTAGACTACTGCTCAGGTTACGTGGACTGCATCCCTCAGATGAGGAACAAATTTGCCTTTCGAGAGGCGGTGGGGAAGCTGGAGCTCAGCCTGCAGGAACTGAGGGCCTCATCTTCAGGAGGAGGACTGAGCAATGTGGGGCCCAACACTGTACTGGACAACCTGCACAGCTGTATTAAAGAGATTAGTGACGTAGTACAGAGGTAG